One segment of Brassica napus cultivar Da-Ae chromosome C3, Da-Ae, whole genome shotgun sequence DNA contains the following:
- the LOC106387993 gene encoding UDP-glycosyltransferase 74D1, producing MGDEAKAKVLVFSFPIQGHINPLLQFSKRLISKNVTVTFLTTSSTHNNIIRRAISGGATALPLSFVPLDDGFEEGHPSTDSSPEYFAKFQENVSRSLSQLISSMEPKPNAVVYDSCTPWVLNVCREHPGVAAASFFTQCSTVNAIYVHSLRGAFKEFQDDVVLPAMPPLKGSDLPVFLYDNNLCRPLFELLSSQFENVDHIDFFLVNSFDELEVEVLEWMKKQWPVKNIGPMIPSMYLDKRLAGDKDYGLSLFSAQNECLDWLDSKPHGSVIYVSFGSIAVLKDAQMIEVAAGLKQTGHNFLWVVRETETKKLPSNYIEELGQKGLIVKWSPQLKVLAHKSIGCFMTHCGWNSTLEALSLGVALIGMPAYSDQPTNAKFIEDVWKVGVRVKADKDGFVTKEEIVRCVGEVMEEMSEKGKEIRKNALRLMEFAKEALSEGGNSDKNIDEFVAEIAK from the exons atgGGAGATGAAGCAAAGGCAAAAGTGTTAGTCTTCTCGTTTCCTATCCAAGGACACATAAACCCTCTCCTCCAATTCTCAAAACGTCTAATCTCCAAAAACGTCACCGTCACATTCCTCACCACTTCCTCCACTCACAACAACATCATCCGCCGTGCCATCTCCGGGGGAGCCACCGCTCTTCCACTCTCTTTCGTCCCCCTCGACGACGGCTTCGAGGAAGGCCATCCATCTACCGACTCCTCTCCCGAGTACTTTGCAAAGTTCCAAGAAAACGTCTCTAGGAGCCTCTCTCAACTCATCTCCTCGATGGAACCCAAACCAAACGCCGTCGTATACGACTCCTGTACGCCTTGGGTTCTCAACGTTTGCCGGGAACATCCCGGCGTCGCCGCGGCTTCGTTTTTCACTCAGTGCTCCACCGTGAACGCGATTTATGTTCATTCCTTGCGTGGAGCGTTTAAGGAGTTTCAAGACGACGTCGTCTTGCCTGCGATGCCTCCGTTGAAGGGTAGTGACCTGCCTGTGTTTCTGTACGACAATAATCTTTGCCGACCCTTGTTTGAGCTGCTTAGTAGCCAGTTCGAGAATGTTGACCACATTGACTTCTTCTTGGTTAACTCTTTCGACGAACTCGAAGTTGAG GTGCTAGAATGGATGAAGAAACAATGGCCGGTCAAGAACATAGGACCAATGATTCCATCAATGTACTTAGACAAACGACTAGCAGGTGACAAAGACTATGGACTCAGCCTCTTTAGTGCTCAAAACGAATGCCTTGACTGGCTTGACTCAAAGCCGCATGGTTCAGTGATCTACGTCTCTTTCGGAAGCATAGCAGTTTTAAAGGACGCTCAAATGATTGAAGTCGCAGCTGGTCTAAAACAAACCGGCCATAATTTCTTATGGGTGgttagagaaacagagacgaAGAAGCTACCAAGCAATTACATAGAGGAACTTGGTCAGAAAGGACTGATAGTGAAGTGGAGTCCACAATTAAAGGTTCTTGCACACAAATCGATTGGTTGTTTCATGACGCATTGCGGGTGGAATTCAACTTTAGAGGCATTGAGCTTAGGAGTGGCTTTGATTGGAATGCCGGCTTATAGCGACCAGCCGACTAATGCTAAGTTTATAGAGGATGTGTGGAAGGTTGGGGTTAGGGTAAAGGCAGATAAAGATGGGTTTGTCACGAAAGAAGAGATTGTGAGATGTGTTGGAGAAGTTATGGAGGAGATGTCAGAGAAAgggaaagagattagaaagaatGCTTTGAGATTGATGGAGTTTGCAAAAGAAGCTTTGTCTGAAGGGGGAAACTCTGATAAGAATATTGATGAGTTTGTGGCTGAAATTGCTAAGTAA
- the LOC106387989 gene encoding thioredoxin-like fold domain-containing protein MRL7L, chloroplastic isoform X2, with translation MILPYATRVTCPVNGFIIPSPLFSGVSASALCKRNGFEVSSSRYECPASVNMVNAMRSRRNVKAFGLVDKLGKKSWRNKDSEDDDEEDEVEKDTSDKRSASLDDPEERREWRKKIREVIDSHPDVEEEEIDMVEKRRKMQKLLADYPLVVNEEDPDWPEDADGWGFSFNQFFNKITIKNETKDDDEDDGDDDKEKEIVWRDDNYIRPIKDLTTVEWEEAVFKDISPLMVLVHNRYKRPKENEKFREELDKAIQVIWNCGLPSPRCVAVDAVVETDLVSALQVSVFPEIIFTKAGKILYREKGIRTADELSKIMAFFYYGAAKPPCLNGVDYSQEQIPSVD, from the exons ATGATTCTCCCATACGCGACACGTGTCACTTGCCCTGTTAACGGATTCATCATCCCTTCCCCACTATTTTCCGGCGTCTCTGCTTCTGCCCTTTGCAAAAGAAACGGTTTTGAGGTTTCTTCTTCGAGATATGAGTGTCCTGCCTCGGTGAACATG GTTAATGCTATGAGGTCTAGAAGAAACGTGAAAGCTTTTGGGCTGGTTGATAAACTTGGGAAGAAGTCATGGAGAAACAAAGACAGTGAAGACGATGATGAGGAGGATGAGGTGGAGAAAGATACCTCTGACAAAAGATCAGCAAGCCTCGATGATCCTGAGGAGAGACGGGAGTGGAGGAAGAAGATAAGAGAGGTGATTGATAGCCACCCTGATGTCGAAGAGGAAGAGATTGACATGgtggagaagaggaggaagatgcagaagctTCTTGCGGATTACCCTCTCGTTGTCAACGAGGAGGATCCTGATTGGCCTGAGGATGCTGATGGTTGGGGGTTTAGCTTCAACCAGTTCTTCAATAAGATAACTATTAAGAACGAAACGaaggatgatgatgaagacgatggtgatgatgataagGAGAAGGAGATTGTTTGGCGAGATGATAACTACATACGACCGATTAAAGATCTCACGACTGTTGAATGGGAGGAGGCAGTGTTCAAAGATATCAGTCCTCTCATGGTTCTTGTTCACAACCGTTACAAAAG GCCAAAGGAAAACGAAAAATTCAGGGAAGAGCTAGATAAGGCGATTCAGGTCATATGGAACTGTGGACTTCCTTCACCAAGA TGTGTTGCTGTTGATGCTGTGGTTGAGACAGATCTGGTCTCTGCTCTGCAAGTATCTGTGTTCCCAGAGATCATCTTCACTAAAGCTGGAAAGATATTATACCGTGAGAAAG GCATTAGAACAGCAGATGAGCTCTCAAAGATCATGGCTTTCTTCTATTACGGAGCTGCAAAGCCACCTTGTTTAAATGGTGTCGACTATTCCCAAGAACAGATTCCTTCAGTTGATTAG
- the LOC106387989 gene encoding thioredoxin-like fold domain-containing protein MRL7L, chloroplastic isoform X1, whose protein sequence is MILPYATRVTCPVNGFIIPSPLFSGVSASALCKRNGFEVSSSRYECPASVNMKVNAMRSRRNVKAFGLVDKLGKKSWRNKDSEDDDEEDEVEKDTSDKRSASLDDPEERREWRKKIREVIDSHPDVEEEEIDMVEKRRKMQKLLADYPLVVNEEDPDWPEDADGWGFSFNQFFNKITIKNETKDDDEDDGDDDKEKEIVWRDDNYIRPIKDLTTVEWEEAVFKDISPLMVLVHNRYKRPKENEKFREELDKAIQVIWNCGLPSPRCVAVDAVVETDLVSALQVSVFPEIIFTKAGKILYREKGIRTADELSKIMAFFYYGAAKPPCLNGVDYSQEQIPSVD, encoded by the exons ATGATTCTCCCATACGCGACACGTGTCACTTGCCCTGTTAACGGATTCATCATCCCTTCCCCACTATTTTCCGGCGTCTCTGCTTCTGCCCTTTGCAAAAGAAACGGTTTTGAGGTTTCTTCTTCGAGATATGAGTGTCCTGCCTCGGTGAACATG AAGGTTAATGCTATGAGGTCTAGAAGAAACGTGAAAGCTTTTGGGCTGGTTGATAAACTTGGGAAGAAGTCATGGAGAAACAAAGACAGTGAAGACGATGATGAGGAGGATGAGGTGGAGAAAGATACCTCTGACAAAAGATCAGCAAGCCTCGATGATCCTGAGGAGAGACGGGAGTGGAGGAAGAAGATAAGAGAGGTGATTGATAGCCACCCTGATGTCGAAGAGGAAGAGATTGACATGgtggagaagaggaggaagatgcagaagctTCTTGCGGATTACCCTCTCGTTGTCAACGAGGAGGATCCTGATTGGCCTGAGGATGCTGATGGTTGGGGGTTTAGCTTCAACCAGTTCTTCAATAAGATAACTATTAAGAACGAAACGaaggatgatgatgaagacgatggtgatgatgataagGAGAAGGAGATTGTTTGGCGAGATGATAACTACATACGACCGATTAAAGATCTCACGACTGTTGAATGGGAGGAGGCAGTGTTCAAAGATATCAGTCCTCTCATGGTTCTTGTTCACAACCGTTACAAAAG GCCAAAGGAAAACGAAAAATTCAGGGAAGAGCTAGATAAGGCGATTCAGGTCATATGGAACTGTGGACTTCCTTCACCAAGA TGTGTTGCTGTTGATGCTGTGGTTGAGACAGATCTGGTCTCTGCTCTGCAAGTATCTGTGTTCCCAGAGATCATCTTCACTAAAGCTGGAAAGATATTATACCGTGAGAAAG GCATTAGAACAGCAGATGAGCTCTCAAAGATCATGGCTTTCTTCTATTACGGAGCTGCAAAGCCACCTTGTTTAAATGGTGTCGACTATTCCCAAGAACAGATTCCTTCAGTTGATTAG
- the LOC106387991 gene encoding probable E3 ubiquitin-protein ligase ARI11, translated as MDYSDDDGMVDTDSGEESLLSDNPVDSDYEFTDQDMDNASTSKRSQISYLVLKEEDVRKHQRTDIEQVSTVLSISQVESIVLLLHYQWNVSKVEDEWFTGEEKVRELVGMLKEPVVDLNDREVSIECGICFDSYTQKEVTTLSCGHPYCNVCWTGYITTTINDGPGCLTVKCPEPSCSAVTACQYMVDKVITDKEHKEKYYRYFVRSYVEASGNKIRWCPSPGCEYAIDFASGSGSEHYDVSCLCSYEFCWNCGEDAHRPVDCETVSKLISKNTDESENTNWILANTKPCPNCKRQIEKSMGCNHMGCSICKHRFCWNCLGPMKGHKNCHKFKGGNETNVKRKRAKRAIDRYMHYYERWASNQSSRLIAMADLKKLQSVQLKWLSIRQCTTESQLQFTVEAWRQIIECRRVLKWTYAYGYYLPEEEQTKKQFFEYLQGEAEAGLERLHHCAEEELKHFVFKTQDSSKNFGDFRRKLTGLTEATKTYFENLVKALENGLADVALSESSKSKTKSKPATKRRKLK; from the exons ATGGATTATTCCGATGATGATGGCATGGTCGATACTGATTCAGGTGAGGAGAGTTTATTGAGTGACAACCCCGTAGATTCCGATTATGAATTCACCGATCAAGACATGGACAACGCTTCAACATCCAAACGATCGCAGATAAGTTACTTGGTTCTCAAGGAAGAAGACGTTCGCAAGCATCAAAGAACCGATATTGAACAAGTTTCCACTGTTCTCTCGATAAGCCAAGTCGAATCGATCGTTCTGCTTCTTCACTACCAGTGGAATGTTAGTAAAGTCGAAGATGAATGGTTTACTGGCGAAGAGAAAGTCCGTGAACTCGTTGGTATGTTGAAGGAGCCTGTCGTTGATCTTAACGACAGAGAAGTGAGTATTGAATGTGGAATTTGCTTTGATTCATATACTCAGAAGGAAGTGACAACACTTTCTTGTGGTCATCCTTATTGCAATGTTTGTTGGACCGGTTACATCACTACGACAATCAATGACGGTCCGGGATGTTTGACAGTTAAGTGTCCTGAACCTTCTTGTTCTGCCGTGACAGCATGTCAATATATGGTCGATAAGGTAATAACCGATAAAGAACATAAGGAGAAGTACTATAGATACTTTGTTAGATCTTATGTCGAAGCTAGCGGAAATAAGATTAGATGGTGTCCATCACCTGGATGCGAATACGCGATTGATTTTGCAAGTGGAAGCGGAAGTGAACATTACGATGTTTCTTGTTTGTGTTCTTATGAATTCTGCTGGAACTGCGGTGAAGACGCTCACCGTCCTGTGGATTGCGAAACGGTATCAAAATTGATAAGTAAGAACACTGATGAATCCGAGAATACGAACTGGATACTTGCGAATACAAAGCCTTGTCCTAATTGCAAACGTCAGATCGAGAAGAGCATGGGATGTAACCATATGGGATGCTCGATTTGTAAACACCGTTTTTGTTGGAATTGTCTTGGTCCAATGAAAGGTCACAAGAATTGCCACAAATTTAAGGGTGGTAATGAGACTAATGTTAAGAGAAAAAGGGCGAAAAGGGCAATCGATAGATACATGCATTATTATGAAAGATGGGCAAGCAACCAGTCTTCGAGGCTAATAGCTATGGCAGATTTGAAGAAATTGCAGTCGGTGCAGCTTAAATGGCTTAGTATCAGACAATGCACAACAGAGTCTCAGCTCCAGTTCACAGTAGAGGCATGGCGTCAG ATCATTGAATGTAGAAGGGTTTTGAAATGGACATATGCATATGGATACTACCTTCCAGAGGAGGAACAAACCAAGAAACAGTTTTTCGAGTATTTGCAAGGGGAAGCTGAAGCTGGTTTGGAGAGGCTACATCATTGTGCAGAAGAGGAGTTGAAACATTTTGTCTTCAAAACTCAAGATTCATCCAAAAATTTCGGTGACTTCCGGAGGAAGCTAACTGGTTTGACTGAAGCAACCAAAACTTACTTCGAAAATCTAGTGAAAGCTTTGGAGAATGGTCTTGCTGATGTAGCACTTAGTGAGAGCagcaaatcaaaaacaaaatcgaaACCTGCTACCAAAAGACGAAAGCTGAAGTGA
- the LOC106387992 gene encoding integrin-linked protein kinase 1-like isoform X2, giving the protein MANIAGQLKRGISRQLSSVSLRRTFSRQFTRQASHDPRRINMRFSFGRQSSLDPIRRSPEGSGHPQLAVPDNLDATMQLLFVACRGDVEGVQDLLDEGIDVNSIDLDGRTALHIAACEGHVDVVKLLLTRKANIDARDRWGSTAAADAKYYGNMDVYNILKARGAKVPKTKKTPMVVANPRHVPDYELNPQELQVRKADGISKGIYQVAKWNGTKVSVKILDKDLYKDHDTINAFKHELTLFEKVRHPNVVQFVGAVTQNVPMMIVSEYHPKGDLGSYLQKKGRLSPSKVLRFALDIARGMNYLHECKPEPVIHCDLKPKNIMLDNGGLLKVAGFGLISFEKLSSDKSKVLNHGAHIDLSNYCVAPEVYRDEIFDRSADSYSFGVVLYEMIEGVQPFHPKPPEEAVKLMCLEGRRPSFKAKTKSCPEEMRELIEECWDVKAVVRPTFSEIIVRLDRIFGQCSKQGWWKDTFKFPW; this is encoded by the exons ATGGCGAACATCGCGGGACAGCTGAAACGTGGAATCTCGAGGCAACTCTCATCTGTATCGCTCCGCCGGACGTTCAGCCGCCAGTTCACGCGCCAGGCGTCGCACGATCCTCGCCGTATCAATATGCGGTTCAGCTTCGGCAGGCAATCTTCTCTCGATCCGATTCGAAGGAGTCCGGAAGGTTCTGGCCATCCGCAGCTCGCCGTCCCCGACAACCTCGACGCCACTATGCAGCTCCTCTTCGTGGCTTGTAGAGGAGATGTTGAAGGCGTTCAGGATCTGCTTGACGAAGGGATCGATGTCAATAGTATTGATCTCGATGGTCGTACCGCGCTTCATATAGCTGCCTGTGAAGGTCATGTCGATGTTGTGAAGCTCTTGCTTACTAGGAAGGCTAATATCGATGCTCGTGATCGTTGGGGAAGCACG GCAGCTGCCGATGCTAAGTACTATGGTAACATGGACGTTTACAACATCTTGAAAGCCCGTGGAGCCAAAGTTCCg AAAACGAAAAAGACACCAATGGTTGTGGCCAATCCTCGTCATGTTCCTGATTACGAGTTAAATCCACAAGAACTTCAAGTTCGGAAAGCTGATGGTATCTCAAAG GGAATATATCAAGTGGCTAAATGGAATGGGACTAAAGTATCTGTAAAGATACTCGATAAGGATCTCTACAAGGATCATGATACCAT AAACGCCTTTAAACACGAACTTACTTTATTCGAAAAGGTTCGTCATCCTAATGTTGTGCAATTTGTTGGAGCTGTCACTCAAAATGTCCCCATGATGATTGTGTCTGAGTATCATCCTAAA GGTGACCTTGGGAGCTATCTTCAAAAGAAAGGGCGCCTTTCTCCATCCAAAGTTCTAAGATTTGCCCTCGATATAGCCAG GGGAATGAACTATCTTCACGAGTGTAAACCAGAACCAGTAATCCACTGTGATCTAAAACCCAA AAATATTATGCTCGATAATGGAGGACTTTTGAAGGTGGCTGGATTTGGTTTGATAAGTTTTGAAAAGTTATCATCAGATAAATCAAAAGTCCTTAATCACGGAGCACATATAGACCTTTCAA ATTACTGTGTGGCACCTGAGGTTTACCGAGATGAAATATTTGACAGAAGTGCGGATTCATACTCTTTTGGTGTCGTATTATATGAG ATGATTGAAGGAGTACAACCTTTCCATCCTAAGCCCCCAGAAGAGGCAGTGAAGCTAATGTGTTTGGAAGGACGAAGACCTTCGTTTAAGGCCAAGACCAAAAGTTGTCCCGAAGAGATGAGAGA GTTGATTGAGGAGTGCTGGGATGTTAAAGCTGTTGTTAGGCCGACATTTTCTGAGATTATAGTTCGACTGGACAGGATCTTTGGACAATGCTCAAAACAAGGATGGTGGAAAGATACATTCAAGTTTCCTTGGTAA
- the LOC106387990 gene encoding acetolactate synthase small subunit 2, chloroplastic-like, which yields MAAISASSSPSLLSLRSSSPESSPSLTPSTRRVSFPSKISHFSRKSSNRDNETGKRTEQIVRSVDERVSDAPPTSKVRKHTISVFVGDESGMINRIAGVFARRGYNIESLAVGLNRDKALFTIVVSGTERVLQQVIEQLQKLVNVLKVEDISSEPQVERELMLVKVNADPESRAEIMWLVDTFRAKVVDIAEHALTIEVTGDPGKMIAVERNLKNFEIREIVRTGKIALRREKMGATAPFWRFSAASYPDLKEQAPVNVLRGSKTGAIVPPSETTAGGDVYPVESTSDLKVQRVLDAHWGLLTDEDTSGLRSHTLSLLVNDVPGVLNLVTGVFARRGYNIQSLAVGHAEAQGISRITTVVPATDESVSKLVQQLYKLVDVHEVHDLTHLPFAERELMLIKIAVNAAARRDVLDIASIFRAKAVDVSDHTITLQLTGDLDKMVALQRLLEPYGICEVARTGRVALARESGVDSKYLRGYSFPLTG from the exons ATGGCGGCCATTTCCGCAAGCTCTTCCCCATCCCTTCTCTCCTTGAGATCGTCATCTCCCGAATCTTCTCCCTCTCTCACACCCTCGACGCGGCGGGTATCCTTCCCTTCGAAGATTTCTCATTTCTCCCGTAAATCTTCGAACCGAGACAACGAAACGGGAAAGAGAACGGAGCAAATCGTTAGAAGCGTCGACGAGAGGGTCTCCGATGCTCCACCAACATCGAA GGTGAGGAAGCACACGATCTCAGTGTTCGTTGGAGACGAAAGCGGGATGATTAACAGGATCGCAGGAGTCTTTGCGAGGAGAGGTTACAACATCGAGAGTCTTGCTGTTGGTCTCAACAGAGACAAGGCTCTCTTCACCATTGTTGTCTCCGGCACTGAAAGGGTGCTTCAGCAGGTCATCGAGCAGCTTCAGAAGCTCGTTAATGTTCTCAAG GTTGAGGATATCTCCAGTGAGCCGCAAGTGGAGCGTGAACTGATGCTTGTCAAAGTGAATGCAGATCCGGAATCCAGGGCTGAG ATCATGTGGCTAGTTGACACATTCAGAGCAAAAGTTGTAGACATTGCAGAACACGCATTGACTATTGAG GTAACTGGAGATCCTGGGAAAATGATTGCTGTtgaaagaaatttgaaaaattttgagatcagagaGATTGTCAGGACAGGAAAG ATAGCACTGAGAAGGGAAAAGATGGGTGCTACTGCTCCGTTTTGGCGATTCTCAGCAGCATCCTATCCAGATCTCAAGGAGCAAGCACCTGTTAATGTTCTTCGAGGTAGCAAAACAGGAGCTATAGTCCCTCCAAGTGAAACAACAGCAGGG GGAGATGTTTATCCCGTTGAGTCAACTTCTGACCTAAAGGTACAACGTGTTCTTGACGCTCACTGGGGACTTCTCACGGACGAAGAT ACGAGTGGACTACGGTCACATACTCTATCTTTGCTTGTAAACGATGTTCCAGGAGTCCTTAATCTTGTAACTGGTGTTTTCGCTCGAAGGGGATACAATATTCAG AGCTTGGCGGTAGGACATGCTGAAGCACAGGGCATTTCACGCATTACAACAGTTGTTCCTGCAACAGATGAATCAGTCAGCAAATTAGTGCAGCAACTATATAAACTCGTAGATGTACATGAG GTCCATGATCTTACTCATTTGCCATTTGCTGAAAGAGAACTGATGCTGATTAAGATTGCTGTGAACGCTGCTGCGAGAAGAGATGTCCTGGACATTGCTAGTATTTTCAGGGCAAAAGCTGTTGACGTATCCGATCATACAATTACTTTGCAG CTTACTGGGGATCTTGACAAGATGGTTGCACTGCAAAGGTTGTTGGAACCTTACGGTATATGCGAG GTTGCAAGAACAGGGCGTGTGGCATTGGCTCGTGAATCAGGAGTGGACTCTAAGTATCTTCGTGGATACTCCTTCCCTTTAACTGGTTAA
- the LOC106387992 gene encoding integrin-linked protein kinase 1-like isoform X1, with translation MANIAGQLKRGISRQLSSVSLRRTFSRQFTRQASHDPRRINMRFSFGRQSSLDPIRRSPEGSGHPQLAVPDNLDATMQLLFVACRGDVEGVQDLLDEGIDVNSIDLDGRTALHIAACEGHVDVVKLLLTRKANIDARDRWGSTAAADAKYYGNMDVYNILKARGAKVPKTKKTPMVVANPRHVPDYELNPQELQVRKADGISKGIYQVAKWNGTKVSVKILDKDLYKDHDTINAFKHELTLFEKVRHPNVVQFVGAVTQNVPMMIVSEYHPKGDLGSYLQKKGRLSPSKVLRFALDIARGMNYLHECKPEPVIHCDLKPKNIMLDNGGLLKVAGFGLISFEKLSSDKSKVLNHGAHIDLSNYCVAPEVYRDEIFDRSADSYSFGVVLYEMIEGVQPFHPKPPEEAVKLMCLEGRRPSFKAKTKSCPEEMRELIEECWDVKAVVRPTFSEIIVRLDRIFGQCSKQGWWKDTFKFPWK, from the exons ATGGCGAACATCGCGGGACAGCTGAAACGTGGAATCTCGAGGCAACTCTCATCTGTATCGCTCCGCCGGACGTTCAGCCGCCAGTTCACGCGCCAGGCGTCGCACGATCCTCGCCGTATCAATATGCGGTTCAGCTTCGGCAGGCAATCTTCTCTCGATCCGATTCGAAGGAGTCCGGAAGGTTCTGGCCATCCGCAGCTCGCCGTCCCCGACAACCTCGACGCCACTATGCAGCTCCTCTTCGTGGCTTGTAGAGGAGATGTTGAAGGCGTTCAGGATCTGCTTGACGAAGGGATCGATGTCAATAGTATTGATCTCGATGGTCGTACCGCGCTTCATATAGCTGCCTGTGAAGGTCATGTCGATGTTGTGAAGCTCTTGCTTACTAGGAAGGCTAATATCGATGCTCGTGATCGTTGGGGAAGCACG GCAGCTGCCGATGCTAAGTACTATGGTAACATGGACGTTTACAACATCTTGAAAGCCCGTGGAGCCAAAGTTCCg AAAACGAAAAAGACACCAATGGTTGTGGCCAATCCTCGTCATGTTCCTGATTACGAGTTAAATCCACAAGAACTTCAAGTTCGGAAAGCTGATGGTATCTCAAAG GGAATATATCAAGTGGCTAAATGGAATGGGACTAAAGTATCTGTAAAGATACTCGATAAGGATCTCTACAAGGATCATGATACCAT AAACGCCTTTAAACACGAACTTACTTTATTCGAAAAGGTTCGTCATCCTAATGTTGTGCAATTTGTTGGAGCTGTCACTCAAAATGTCCCCATGATGATTGTGTCTGAGTATCATCCTAAA GGTGACCTTGGGAGCTATCTTCAAAAGAAAGGGCGCCTTTCTCCATCCAAAGTTCTAAGATTTGCCCTCGATATAGCCAG GGGAATGAACTATCTTCACGAGTGTAAACCAGAACCAGTAATCCACTGTGATCTAAAACCCAA AAATATTATGCTCGATAATGGAGGACTTTTGAAGGTGGCTGGATTTGGTTTGATAAGTTTTGAAAAGTTATCATCAGATAAATCAAAAGTCCTTAATCACGGAGCACATATAGACCTTTCAA ATTACTGTGTGGCACCTGAGGTTTACCGAGATGAAATATTTGACAGAAGTGCGGATTCATACTCTTTTGGTGTCGTATTATATGAG ATGATTGAAGGAGTACAACCTTTCCATCCTAAGCCCCCAGAAGAGGCAGTGAAGCTAATGTGTTTGGAAGGACGAAGACCTTCGTTTAAGGCCAAGACCAAAAGTTGTCCCGAAGAGATGAGAGA GTTGATTGAGGAGTGCTGGGATGTTAAAGCTGTTGTTAGGCCGACATTTTCTGAGATTATAGTTCGACTGGACAGGATCTTTGGACAATGCTCAAAACAAGGATGGTGGAAAGATACATTCAAGTTTCCTTG gAAATAG